The following are encoded in a window of Trichormus variabilis 0441 genomic DNA:
- a CDS encoding tetratricopeptide repeat protein has translation MNRFILSFSIAVTFAYLVFAAPAHSLSTVKEPNAASVFLQSGIEKLLHGNYQEAIENFNTAIEIQKDFAPAYSDRCLAYLELADYQSAIADCNQALKLTPDNIEVHLNRGLAYYRLGEYRQAIADNNQVIVLKPDDFRAYYNRGIAQAMLGNHQQAISDYNLALITIPQTSTLRLADIYNDRGLAWFELSNLPSAMDDFSKAIHLNPHDYRAYYNRGCACGRSGDNSCAIRDFTASLQLQPGNAQAYLNRGIADHQLGYEQAAIADLQKAVEYFAQEGATTNYEKTLNLLKNLQQQLSSQLEIALI, from the coding sequence ATGAACCGATTCATCTTGAGTTTTAGTATTGCTGTGACGTTTGCATATCTTGTTTTCGCTGCACCTGCACACTCATTATCTACAGTGAAAGAGCCAAATGCAGCGAGTGTATTTCTCCAGTCAGGAATAGAGAAATTGTTGCATGGTAATTACCAAGAAGCTATCGAAAATTTTAATACGGCGATTGAGATACAAAAGGATTTTGCGCCGGCTTATAGCGATCGCTGTCTAGCTTATCTAGAATTAGCAGATTATCAAAGTGCCATTGCTGATTGCAATCAAGCTCTCAAATTGACCCCTGATAATATTGAAGTCCACCTCAATCGGGGACTAGCATACTACAGACTAGGGGAATATAGGCAAGCGATCGCTGACAATAACCAAGTTATTGTTCTCAAGCCTGATGATTTTAGAGCTTACTACAACCGAGGTATAGCCCAGGCAATGTTGGGGAATCATCAACAAGCTATCTCTGATTACAATCTAGCGTTAATCACTATTCCCCAAACATCTACTTTACGTCTTGCAGATATTTACAACGACCGAGGATTGGCTTGGTTTGAGTTATCAAATTTGCCAAGTGCTATGGATGATTTCTCCAAGGCAATTCATCTCAATCCCCATGACTATAGAGCTTACTATAATCGTGGTTGTGCTTGCGGTAGAAGCGGCGATAACTCTTGTGCCATTAGAGATTTTACAGCATCACTTCAGCTTCAGCCTGGCAATGCCCAAGCCTATCTGAATCGAGGTATAGCTGATCATCAACTTGGTTATGAACAAGCAGCAATCGCAGATTTACAAAAGGCTGTAGAGTACTTTGCCCAAGAAGGAGCAACTACAAACTACGAAAAAACTTTAAACCTACTGAAAAATTTACAACAACAACTCTCATCGCAGTTAGAAATTGCTCTCATCTAG